The following is a genomic window from Immundisolibacter sp..
GTGGTCAGCTTTATCGGGCTCGGTTATCTGGGTACAGAACCGCCATCGGACTTGTACACCCTGCTGGCACGCATCTTTGCCGTGTTGTACTTTCTGTTTTTCCTCACCATGCCGCTGTATACGCGGATCGATAGCACCAAGCCGGTGCCGGATAGGGTGACCACCAAATGAGAAAGCTAATCCAGGCTTGCTTGCTGGCAGCCCTGCCAGCGATGGGTTGGGCGTCTGGTGGCGCCGAGTTGCCGTCATTCAAGGCGGACCTTTCCAACCGGGCGGCCCTGCAACGTGGGGCGCGGACCTTCGTCAACTACTGCGTGAGCTGCCACAGCGCGGAGTTCATGCTGTACACCCGCATGGCACAGGATCTTGGGCTGACCCCGGAGCAGGTGCTGGCCAATATGGTGTTCAACGGCGGGGACATCAACCAGACCATGCGTGTGGCGATGGCCAAGGAGGACGGTGCCGCATGGTTTGGCAAGGCGCCGCCGGACCTCAGTCTGGCCGCTCGTTCACGTAGTCCGGAGTGGCTGTACGGCTACCTGCGCAGTTTTTATCTGGACCCGGCGCGGCCGTTTGGCGTCAACAATACGGTGTTTCCGGACGTCGCCATGCCGCATGTTCTGGTGGACTTGCAGGGTACGCAGACCCTGCATGAGGGGCACCTGAAGGCGGGCTCCCCTGGCAGCCTGACACCAGGCGAGTACGATGCAATGATCCGTGACCTGGTTAACTTCATGGTCTACCTGGGCGAGCCGGCCAAGCTGGTGCGCTACGGTCTTGGAGTCAAGGTCATGCTTTTCCTGTTGGTGTTTGCCGGCTTGGCCTATATGGTCAAACGCGAATACTGGCGTGATGTTCACTGATACGGTAAGTCACTTGTCGCAAAAATCCCCAAAGCCGAAGAAAGAATCGATCGCCGCCGTGGCCAAATCCACGCCCAAGGTGGAGCCGCTGGATTACGGGCCAGACGCCGACGGTTTCACCACCGAGCGCATTCGCAACATGAAGCTGTATGCCGGCCTGGTGTGCCCGCACAGCCACCGCACCCGGCTGGTGCT
Proteins encoded in this region:
- a CDS encoding cytochrome c1, which produces MRKLIQACLLAALPAMGWASGGAELPSFKADLSNRAALQRGARTFVNYCVSCHSAEFMLYTRMAQDLGLTPEQVLANMVFNGGDINQTMRVAMAKEDGAAWFGKAPPDLSLAARSRSPEWLYGYLRSFYLDPARPFGVNNTVFPDVAMPHVLVDLQGTQTLHEGHLKAGSPGSLTPGEYDAMIRDLVNFMVYLGEPAKLVRYGLGVKVMLFLLVFAGLAYMVKREYWRDVH